In Ruania alkalisoli, the DNA window AGGTCGACGAGTTCACCGTGCTGGAGACGACGCCACAGGCCAGCGTGGTGGAGGTGGTGCTGCATGAGGGGCGCAACCACATTGTCCGCAGACTGCTCGCCCAGGTGGGCCACCCGGTCACCCGGCTCAGCCGCACCGCCATCGGCCCGATCCGCCTCGGTCACCTGAAGGTCGGCCGCACGCGCGTGATCGAAGGTCGTGAGCTGGGCCGGTTGATGAGCTCGGTCGGACTGTAGCGGTGCAGACCCAGGCGGCGGACACGGCGGAGTTCTACCGGCGATGGGCGCAGGTGGAGGCCGATGGGTCCTCACCGCAGTACGCCGCCCTTGCCCGGGCGGTCGCCAAATCGGCCCGGGCCGTCGCGTTCCTGGAGACGCTGCCGCCCACCAAGCGCCAGCCTAATCTGCTCTTCGGGGCGCTGCGCTGGTTCGAGGCACCCGTCCACGACCCCGCCGCGACCCTGGCGCTGCTCCACGAGCGGGCCACCGACATCGCTGCCCTCATGCACAGGCGCGCGACCCAGACGAACGAGGCCGCGCGTTGCGCCGTCATGCTGCCTGCACTCGGACTGCTCGATGGACCACTGGCGCTCCTCGAGCTCGGTGCCAGCGCAGGGCTGTGCCTACTGCCGGACGTGTGGTCGTATGCGTGGACCGACGAGCAGGGACGCACGACGCGCCTCCACGACCGCGACATGACGGCGGGAGACACGGTGCTGCTGGAGGCGGGCGTTCGTGGGGCGCCACCCTTGCCCAGCGAACATCCCGACGTCGTCGCCCGGCTCGGTCTGGACGCCCACCCCGTGGACGTGAGCGATCCGGACGAGCGCCGCTGGTTGCGGTGCCTGGTATGGCCAGAGCACACCGACCGCGCCGACCGGCTCGCGGCCGCGCTGGAGGTGGCCCCGCGGCACGAGGTGCCGATGCGCGAAGGTGTGTTTCCCGAGGACGTTCCCGACGCCGTGGCCGCGCTGCGGGCGGTCGCGGGCCCGGCGCGCATCGTGGTGACCCACAGCGCAGCCGCCGCGTATCTCGATCGGGAAGGACGCCGTCGGTTCGCCGCGGTGCTCGATGAGCTGGGGGTGCACCGGATCGGGCTGGAGGGGCTGCAGGTGAGCCGCGACCTCGGTGTCGACGGTCTCGAGACCTTCGGTGCGGACGATCTCGCGCATCGATTCGTGCTCAGCCTGGACGGGCGTGCACTCGGGACGGCTCACCCGCACGGACGCGATCTGGAGTGGTGGGCAACGTCCGCCTGAGCCGGGCGGAACCGGGAGGCGCCGGACCCCTTGCTGCGTACTCACCGGCTCCAATAGCCTTGATCGGGTTCGCAGGCTCGCTCGGGTGAGACGGGTGAACCGTCAGGACCCACACCCCCAACGTCGCAACCGAACGAGGAGTGCATGATGGTTCTGAAGCGCAACGACAAGCCCCGCGCACGGGCGAGCGCAGTCGCCGCTGTCGCAGGTGGTCTGCTACTCGCAGGATCGCTCGCTCCGGCGTCAGCGGAGCCTCCGACCGCTCCGCCTCCCGTCGAGCTCCGTGCGGTCTCCTACAACATCGCAGCGGGTCGCGACGCGGATGGCGAGTTCAACCTCGACAGCACCATCGCGATCCTGGACGAGCTCGATGCCGATGTGATTGCGCTGCAGGAGGTCGATGTCCACTGGGGCGCGAGAAGCCTCGACCTCGATCTCGCTGCCGAGCTCGCCGATGCGCTGGACATGAATGTCGGCTTCGCACCGATCTACTCCTTCGCCCCGGGCGAGGAGGGTGGCCCCCGTGCCGAGTTTGGTGTGGCCGTCCTCTCGGAGTATCCGATCATCGAGTTCACCAACCACGATCTGACCCGGCTGTCCACGCAGTCAGACACCCCCGAGCCGGCTCCGGCGCCAGGCTTCGCCGAGGCAGTCGTGCAGGCCGAAGGAGCACGCGTGCACGTGTACTCCACGCATCTCGACTACCGCGGTGATCCTACGGTGCGCGAGATGCAGGTCGCCGACACGCTGGACATCCTCGCCGACGACGGGCCCGGCGCCACCCAGATCCTGATGGGTGACTTCAATGCCCGTCCGGAGGCGCCTGAGCTCGCACCCCTGTGGACCGTGGTCACCGATGCCTGGGACGAGGCCGGGGACGGTTCCGGCTTCAGCTTCCCGGCGGATGCACCGGACCGGCGTATCGACTACGTCACGGTCTCCGACGGAGTAACCGTGCTCGACGCGGTGGTCCCGGACACCGCACTCGCCGCCCAGGCCTCCGATCACCGACCCGTGGTGATCGACCTCGCCGTGCCACGCGGCGTGCAGGAGTAGACGGGCCGCGCCGGGGAGTACTGAGCGACGCCCAGCAGCATTGCCCCCGTGTCACCCTCGATCTCGTGCTCCCCGGGTGTCTGCCCGGGGAGCACGGCGCCAGGTCGCGGCGTGTTGCCGGTAGGGTGTGACGTCGTGACCGCCGACGACCCGACCGCGACCCGTGGCCCGGTGCACATCGTCGGGACCGGGCTCCTGGGGACCAGCATCGGGCTGGCGCTGACCGCTCGTGGCGTCCCCGTCACGCTCGCCGACACCTCACCATCCATGCTCGCCCTCGCGCGGGATCTGGGCGCCGGCACAATCGAATCCGCACCAGCGCCGGAGCTGGTCGTGGTCGCTGTCCCGCCCGACGTGACTTCGGACGAAGTGGCGGCCGCCCTCCAGAGGTTCCCGGACGCCGTCGTGACGGACGTGGCGAGCGTGAAGTCGGTTCTCTTAGCCGAACTGCGCATCGAGGCACGGACGGACCCGACGCTGGATCTGAGCCGCTACGTGGGATCTCACCCGATGGCGGGCCGCGAGAAGTCCGGGGCAGCGGCTGCCTCCGCCGACATGTTCACCGGCCGCCCTTGGGTCATCGCCGCCCACTCCGGCAGCGCCGAGCGTGCCGTCCTGGCCGTGCGGGCACTCGCAGCGGACGCCGGGGCAGCCGTGGTCTCCATGGACGCGGGCGAGCACGACGAGGCCGTCGCTCTGATCTCACACGTGCCGCAGTTGATGGCGTCACTGATGGCGGCGCAGCTGGTGGAGGCGCCCGACCGAGCCCTCGCGCTTGCCGGGCAAGGGGTCCGCGACGTCACCCGGATCGCTGCCTCCGACCCGCGGTTGTGGTCGGCCATCCTCACTGGGAATGCTCCGGCAGTCAGCGCGCTGCTGCGCACCATCCGCGCGGAGCTCGACACCCTCCTCGACGCGGTGGAGCGGGCCGCCTCCGACGGGCCGCTGGCACCCGGGGCCGTCTCCGGGATCTCACGGCTTATCTCCGCTGGCAACGACGGCGTGGCCAGGGTTCCGGGCAAGCACGGCGGAGCACGACGGCGCTACACCGAGGTGATCGTGCTCGTGCCTGATGAACCCGGTGAGCTCGGCCGGCTCTTCTCCGAGGTGGGGGAGATCGGCGTGAACATCGAGGACTTCCAGATGGAGCACTCCCCGAAGCAGAAGGTGGGTATGGCGATCGTGTCGGTGACCCCGGAGGCGGCGCAGCCCCTGGAGCAGGCGCTGGAGCAGCGCGGCTGGCGGGTGGTGGCCCCATGACCGGCAGTTCGACCGGGATCGTCGTGGCGATCGACGGCCCCAGCGGGTCCGGTAAGTCGACCATCAGCCGCCGTGTCGCGGCGAGCGAAGGATTGGCCTACCTGGACACCGGTGCGATGTATCGCGCCGCGACCTGGTGGTGCATCCGGCAAGGCGTCGACCTCGGTGACACTGAGGCAGTGGCGGCACTCGTGCGAGAGATGCCGTTGGAGATCGGCACCGATCCGAGGCAACCGGCGTTCGTCGTCGGCGGTGAGGACGTCGGTGTGGTGATCCGCAGCACCGAGATCTCCACCCGGGTGAGCGCCGTGGCCACCAATCTGGAGGTCCGTCCAGAGCTGCAGCGGCGGCAGCGTGAGGTGATCGCGGTCGAGAGCGGACGTGGCACTGGTGGGCACGAAGCCCGCAGCGGTGGGCGCGGGGTGATCGCCGAGGGCCGGGACATCACCACGGTGGTCGCACCGGACGCTGACGTGCGGATACTGCTGCTTGCGTCCGAGGAAGCCCGGCTCGCCAGGCGGGCGCAAGAGCTCCATGGGACCGCTGACGAGGCTGCCGTGGCCGCGACACGGGATCAGGTGATCCGGCGCGATGCTGACGACTCGACAGTGTCCAACTTCACCACGGCCGCTGACGGAGTGATCACCGTCGACACCTCCGCGCTGACGTTGGAGGAAGCGGTGGCCGCCGTGCATCAGATCGTCTCGACCGCGCAGAGGAGCTTGTCATGAGCGAGGACCGACCGGCCTCCCCAGGGCAGACCATCACCGCCGACCAGATCAAGCGCTGGGGCCCCGCCTGGTCGCGCCGCGTCGGCTGGTTCCTGGCGCGGGGGGTGTGGAACACCCGCGTGGTCGGTGCCGACAGGATGCCCCGATCCGGACGGTTGCTGGTGGCGGCCAACCACACCGGCATCATCGACGGTCCGTTGCTGCATGGTGTGATCCCGCGCGAATCCCACATGATCATCAAAGAGGAGATGTTCTCCGGTGTGATCGGCTTCCTCATGCGCGGTGCGGGCCAGATCCCGGTGGACCGCCGCAACGGCCGGGCAGCGTTGCAGACGGCGCTGACATTGCTGAACGAAGATCGGCTCGTAGGTGTCTTCCCGGAGGGTACGCGCGGCGGCGGTGACGTGAAGCAGACCAAGGCCGGGATCGCGTGGCTCGCGGTCCGCTCCGGCGCCCCGGTGTTGCCGGTGGCGATCCTGGGGACCAGGCCCGCAGGCAAGAAGCCCGGGCACATTCCCGGCTTCCGCAGCCGGCTCGTGGTCGAGTTCGGAGAGCCGTTCCGGGCGGTGGACCCGGAGGTGGGCGTGGGCCGGAGCGCCATCACCGAGGCGATGGGGGAGATCCAGCAGCAGCTGAGCACGCACGTGCACGCTGCCTCCGAACGCCACGGTGTGGCGCTACCCAAGACCACGGAGATCTGAGGCGATCTGCCGTCAGGACCCGGGGCGAGTTGGGCAGAACCCGCCCTGGCGGGGAGAATGGCTGACGTGACCGATCTGCCGAACTCCTCCACGCCCCGCGCCAGCGACTCCGGCGAGCCCAGTGACCTCGATTGGGTCGAGCGCGTCGTCCCCGATCTCGCAGAGACCGAAGAGGACTCCCGCCGCGCCGAGGCTTTGCGCGCTGGTCTGAGCGACTACGACCTCGGGGATGAGGACCTGACGTTGCTCGAGGCCTCCGAGGAGGAGCGCGAGGGCGAGACTGCTGCTGGGCCGCCTCCGGTGCTGGCCGTCGTCGGACGGCCGAACGTGGGAAAGTCGACTCTGGTCAACCGGATCCTCGGCCGCCGCGAGGCAGTGGTCCAGGACACCCCGGGCGTCACCAGGGACCGCGTCAGCTATCCCGCCGAGTGGGCGGGTCGCAACTTCACCGTGGTCGACACCGGTGGCTGGGAGCGCGACGCCAAGGGGCTGGGCAGCCGTGTGGCCGACCAGGCAGAGATCGCCATCGCACTGGCCGATGCGGTGCTCTTCGTCGTCGACGCGGTGGTCGGCCCGACAGACGAGGACGAGTACGTGGTGCGGATGCTGCGCCGGGCAGGCAAGCAGACGCTGCTGGTGGCCAACAAGGTCGACGACCAACGGGGCGAGGCGGACGCGGCGCTGTTGTGGTCCCTCGGTCTAGGCGAGCCGTACGCCGTCTCGGCGCTGCACGGACGGGGCTCGGGCGACCTACTGGACGCCGCACTCGACCTGATGCCGGCGACCTCCGCCGTCGCGGGCCAGATCCCCGAGGGGGGGCCGCGGCGGGTGGCCCTCGTGGGCCGGCCGAACGTGGGCAAGTCCTCGTTGCTGAACGCGATCTCCGGTGGGGAGCGAGTCGTCGTCGACGACGTCGCGGGCACCACACGCGACCCGGTGGATGAGCTGGTGATGCTGGGAGATCGCCCCTGGTGGTTCATCGACACTGCCGGCATCCGCCGTCGCGTGCACCAGACCTCGGGCGCCGACTTCTACGCCTCACTACGGACGCAGGGGGCGCTGGAGAAAGCGGAAGTGGGTGTGGTCCTCATCGACGCGAGCGTGCCCATGACCGAACAGGACGTCAGGGTGGTGCAGCAGGTGATCGATGCCGGGCGTGCCTTGGTGATCGCCTACAACAAGTGGGACATGGTGGACGAGGACCGTCGATCGTTCCTCGAGCGCGAGATCGAGCAGCAGCTCGTCCAGGTGCCGTGGGCGCCGCGCGTGAACATCGCGGCACGCACCGGATGGCACACCAACCGATTGGTGCGTGCGCTCGACGTGGCCCTGTCGTCGTGGGACACCCGCGTCCCCACCGGTCGCCTGAACGCCTTCCTGGGTGAGCTCACTGCCGCCAACCCGCACCCCGTGCGCAGTGGAAAGCAACCGCGGATCCTATTCGCGACCCAGGCAAGCACCCGGCCGCCTCGGTTCGTGCTGTTCACCACCGCGTTCCTGGATCCGGCCTACCGGCGGTTCGTCGAGCGACGGTTGCGGGAGACGTTCGGCTTCGAGGGCACACCGATCTCGATCGGCGTCCGGGTGCGGGAGAAGCGGCGGCGCTGAGGCAGTGGACGTCTCGCTCGTGAGTCAGCGGATGAGCCAGCCGATCAGGCCGATCATCAGCAGCACGAGTCCTGGCACGAGGCCCACGACGCTGAGCAGGAAGGTGCCACGGCGCCAGCCCGTCGGCGGTTGGAGCCCCGGCCCGGACGTGGGTTGATCCATCGAACCACCGAGTGCGACGGCGCCGAACACGAAGGCAGCGATCCGTAGATCGGTCACCTCGGTGATGAAGGCACGAAATCCAGCGGGGTCGGCGATCGTGAACGCCGTAGCGCTGACTCCTGCGGCGGCGCTGACGATCGCGAGAGTTGTGACCAGCCAACGGGCACGGATGATGCCGAGCCGGTCTCGCCGACGCGGCGGGCCGGGACGGTTCCCGCTTCCCGACGTGGAACGCTCGTTGGTCATCGGCACGACAGTACCCGGCACCGTGGCCGCCCGTTTCACCCGTTCAGGTCGAGAATCTCGAAGGTCGTGGCGTACTTCACCCCGAGTGCCGGCCCGGCGGCGGAGCACAGCTCATCCAGGAAGGCGACGGGGTCGAACTCCCAGCTGAGTCCGTCGATGTAGGCGGCGTGCTCCTTCAGGGAGGCGACTCCATCATCGAAGGTCGCGGTGACGTCGACGGCATGGGTCGACTGCGGCGAGATGGCGAGCCAGACCTGCCGGACGCCGTTCCACGGCTCGAGGCCGTCCCCGAGCTGCTCGTGGAACACCCAGCGGTTCCCGGCGTCGCGGACGGCGTCAAGCGTGGCACGCCCGGCCGCCATGTGGTCGGCCTGATTGAGGAAGCCCCCTGGCCAGGTGTCTCGGAAGTTGCCGGTGATGACGATCTCGGGCTGGTGCTTGCGCACCTGGGCTGCGATGGCCCGCCGCAGCGGCAGACCGTACTCGAGGACGCCGTCGGGCAATCGGAGGAACTCGACCTCCTCCACACCCACGACGCGGGCGGAGGCGATCTGCTCCTGCTCACGCAGCGGGCCCGCCTCGTCCGGATGAATGGCGTCGATACCGGCCTCACCGGAGGTCACCATGCAGTAGATGATGCGCTTGCCCTGTGCAGTCCAGCGTGCGATTGCGGCGGCGGTTCCGAACTCCAGGTCGTCCGGGTGAGCGACAACGGCGAGAGCAGTCGTCCAGTTCTCGTCGATCTCGGGAAGGCGGGGTTGATCGGTCATCGGATCTCCTCGGCGGTGGTGTGGTTGGTGGGGTCGGGGGTTTTCCTGGGTGCTGCGGTGGTGATCCAGCGAACGGCGGCGGTACCGGCTCGGCCCGCCAGTAGGGAGGGGTGCCGGACCGGCCGGGGTAGCTGCAGTTGCACGCGGGCCCAGTCGGGCAAGCTGACGACGGCGCCACGCGCGAGCAGCGCGTATCCGGGCCGTGCCACGGCCGGTACGGGTGGGCGGTGCAGGAGGAACGCAGCGACCTCCCTGGCCTCCGGCGTGACGGCGAGCTCGGGCCGGTAGCGGTCCAGGGCGCGTGTCAGCTCAGCGACATTACTGGGCACCTCAGTCGCGCCGAGGCGGGTGGTCACAGTGCCGGCCTGCCGGACGTAGATATCCTGCTGGGCGGGGGAGAGGCGGCGGGCGCCGAACAGTCGATGAGCGGTGAGGAAGGAGTCGATCTCGGCGATGTGCACCCACGTAAGCAGGTGCGGATCGTCGGCGTGGTAGGGCCGCCCGTCCGGTGCGATGCCGCGGATGCGGGCATGGACCGCCTGCACGATAGCGATCGCCTGCTCGGCGTGCTCGATCGTGGCGTAGGTGGTGGTGGCGATGTAGGTGGCAGTGCGGGCCAGGCGGCCCCACACGTCCTCGCGGTAACGCGAATGCTGGGCCACGCCCGCCATCGCCAGCGGATGCAGTGCTTGCAGGAGCAGCGCGCGGATGCCCCCGATATACATCGAGGCATCTGCGTGCACGATCCCGATCGGGGAGTCCGGTTCGAACCAGCGCGGCCCCGGCGTGGCATGGATACGGTGCTGCGCCGCGGCAGGGTCGGGACCCGCGACACGCTGCATCAGCGCCGTATTCAGCCGGCGCCGGGCAGCGTGGAGCGGGTGCACGAGACCAGTGTGACCTATGGCGCACCCCCGATGCGTCACCGATTGGGAGGAACAGGTGGGGCTGCGGTAGTGTCATCTCCGGCTCGCTTAGCGGGCCCTCGGGCTGTGGCGCAGCTTGGTAGCGCACTTGACTGGGGGTCAAGGGGTCGCAGGTTCAAATCCTGTCAGCCCGACCGAGAGGTCCCGGAAACTCAACAGTTTCCGGGACTTTTTAGTTGGCGGATGTGGGGATGTAGGGGCCATAGGTCAGATGCTGATCCGGGCAGCGCTGCCCCACCCACGGTGACCTCGTAGTGCGCTCTAGCGTCGCAGCCGCCCAGTACCGGTGAGCGGGCGGCGACCGGCTGGACGTGATCGCGCGCGGTGATCGCGTCATGTAACCAACACTGCGAATCCGCAATACCCCGGGGGGTATAGTGGTGACATGATGACGAGAGAGATCACGAAGGACAAGGTGGAAGAGGTGCCCTCCAGTGAGGGCGCAGTGTTGTCGGAATTCTGGGCAGACTGGTGCGGACCATGCCGGATGTTCGGGTGGGTGTTCGACGAGGCGCCGCATGAATATCCGGACATGGTGAGCGCGATGCTTGCGGAGCAGAACCGCACTGCGGGAGGTGATCCGCGGTGAGGATCGTCGTCGTCGGTGGGGTCGCCGGGGGAATGAGTTGCGCGGCTCGTGCGAGGCGCCTGGATGAGCGAGCGGAGATCGTCGTGCTCGAGCGCGGACCGTACGTGTCATATGCCAACTGCGGGCTGCCCTACTACCTCGGTGGAGAGATCGCCGACCAGGACGCGCTGCTGGTCCAGACGCCTGAGAGGTTGAAGGCCGCTCTGAACCTGGATGTCCGCACTGCGCACGACGTGATTGACCTGAACGCGGAGGCCCGCGAGTTGACGGTGCGTACGCCGGCGGGGGAGGAGCGGTTGTCGTACGACGCCCTGGTGCTCTCCCCGGGCGCCCAGCCGTTGACGCCGCCGATTCCAGGACTCGGGTCATCTCGTGTGCATCCCCTGCGCACGGTTCCGGATGCCGTCGCCTTGCGTGAGTTGCTTGAGGGCAACGTGCGCCGGGCGGTGGTGCTGGGAGCCGGCTTCATCGGCATCGAGACTGCCGAAGCACTGGCGCGGCAGGGGGTCGAAACGACGGTGGTCGAGCGCGCGGATCACATCCTCCCGTCCTTGGACCCTGAGCAGGCGTGGCTGGTGGCGGAGGAACTGCTCCGCCTCGGTATCGCGGTGCGTGCCGACAGCGCGGCCGCGGAGATAGTGCCGGGTGCGGACGCCGATACGGTCGTGCTTTCCGATGGGACCCGGCTGCCGGCGGAGATGATTGTGCTCGCGGTCGGGGTTCGACCGGACACGGCGGTCTTCGAACGAGCCGGGGTGGCATGCGAGCGCGGGGGGATTGTCGTTGACGAGCACGGCCGCACCTCGTTGCCGGGTGTGTGGGCAGTCGGGGATGCGACGGTGAGCACCGATGCGGTGACCGGCATCCGTCGTCCGGTTGCCCTGGCGGGTCCGGCGAACCGTGCCGGGCGTCTGGTGGCCGACGACATTCTCCGCCCCGGGATGGCCCGGGCGATTCCGCAACCACTGGGCACCGCGATTGTCCGCGTGGGAGAGTTGACGGTGGCGATGACCGGCGCGAACCGCGCTGCACTGGACGTCGCAGGACTGGAGTACCGGACGCTGCACGTGCATCCGAACCAGCACGCCGGGTACTTCCCAGGCGCCACGCAGGTCCATCTGAGTCTGCACATCCGCGCTGCCGATGGGCTGCTGCTGGGTGCGCAGGCAGTCGGACTGGATGGAGTTGACAAGCGGATCGATGTGCTGGCCACGGCGATCCGTGCAGGCCTGGGGGTGGCGGATCTGATCGATCTGGACCTGGCGTACTCACCTCCGTACGGGCAGGCGAAGGACGCGATCAACCTGGCCGGGATGCTCGGGGCGAACGTGCTTGACGGGACCATGACGCTGTGGGACGCCCACGACCTCGACATCGTGCAGGCGCAGGCTTTGGTGCTGGATGTGCGCACGGATGCGGAGGTTGCCATGGGCATGCTGCCGGATGCTCTGCACATCCCGCACACCGAACTGCGCGGACGCCTCGATGAGGTCCGTGCTGCCGCGAAGGGCCGGCCGGTTCGGGTGATGTGTGCCTCTGGGGTTCGCTCGGCGATGGCGCACCGGGTCCTAGCCCAGGCGGGGTACGACTCGGCGTCGCTGTCAGGCGGGATGCTCACCCTCCGTGCTGTGCTCGCCGGCCGTGCCGACGAGGTCCTCACGGTGAGGGAGGTAGAACGTGTCTGAGGGATGTGCCGAATTGCGTGCGGGCGGTGCGCGCACACGACGTGCACCAGGTACGGCCAGTCCGATCAACGGGAGTGGAAGCCGGTAGTCTCGGATACGCGCAGGAGGAGGGACGCGACATGGGCGAGCGGATACTGGTCGGGCTGACGGACGGTTCGGCCGCACGCAGGGCGTCGGAGTGGGCGGTCGAACGTGCCATCCGCCGCGGCGGCAGCATCGAACTGATCTCGATCGTCGGTTCCGCGTCCGGTGCGCTCAGTGAGGCGCCCGTGCTCGAACACGCCCTCGAACTCACGGAGGAGTTACTCGCTCAGCAGGCAGAGCGGATCGGGGCCGGAGGTGTGCCTGTCACGACCCGCCTCGAGCGCGGAGGCTTCGTCGACTGTCTCGTCGACGCCTCTAAGAGTGTCGATCTGCTCGTGATCGGGAGCGACTACCGCGGCCCAGGGGCGCAGTCGCCGCGCGGGCCGTACGGCATTCGTGTGGCAGGTGGCGCCCACTGCCCGGTGGTGGTGGTGCCGGACATCGAGATCGCGGGCCGGACTGGCGTCGTCGTGGGCGTCGACGGCTCCGAGCATTCAGCTAACGCACTCCGCTTCGCTGCGGCAGAGGCACACGCTAGCGGTGACCCGCTCACGGCCGTGAGCACCTGGACGACGGTGCCGCTCCCGTTGCACGTACGCTCCTATCCCACCGAGTACCTCGCCGGAATGCAGGAGGCGACTGAAGAGCTTCTCACCGAGTCACTGGCACCGGTGCTCGTCGACTATCCGGATCTGGAGGTTCGCCGTCTCGTGCAGCGTGAATCGGCGGGACAGGCCATCAACCGCCTCGCCCAGGAGGCGAGGTTGACCGTCGTCGGATCCCATGGTCGGGGGAGGGTCGCACGGTTCTTGCTCGGATCGACAAGCGAGGAGGTGCTCGCCGGCATGGGGACGGTCACGGTCGTCGTGCGCTAGCTTTGCGCGGAGTCGACGGGTGGGCCAGACCCGCGCGCAAGGCCCAGAGGATGGCGACCACGTCGACACCCTCCTGCAACCATGCGCCGACCAGGGCCGGTAGTGCACCGAACGCCGCGATCACCATCAACGCGGCGCTGAGCGTCATGCCGACCCAGATGCTCTGCAACGCAATCGTGACCGTCTCGCGTGCGATCGTGTGAGCGTCCGCGACGGTGGAAATGTCGTCGCGCAGCAGGACCACATGCGCCGAGTCACCGGCTGCGGTCGATCCGCGCGCTCCCATCGCGATGCCGATGTCCGCGGCAGCGAGGGCGGGCGCGTCGTTCACACCGTCGCCTACCATCGCGACCGGACGGTGCGGGAGGCTGGTCACCGCGTCCACCTTGTCTGCCGGCAGGCAGTTCGCCCGGACGTCGTCGATCCTCAATGCCTGGCCTACGTGGTCAGCAGTGAGACGATCATCTCCCGTCAGCATCACGATGTGCTCGACTCCGTGTTCATGAAGTCGTTCGAGCGTCTGCGGGGTCTCGCCCCGTACTTCGTCGCTGAACACGAGCGCTCCCGCGTACGAGCTGTCGATCGCGACATAGACAGCCATCTCGCCTGGCCCGATCGTGGTGCCCGCAAGGGACACCCCCACCGCATCAGCGACGTAGGTGCGCTTGCCGACGACCACCGAGCGCCCGTCCACGAGCGCGGTGACACCATGCGCGGGTACCTCCTGCGCGGTCTCGGCCCCCGAGAGGGGGAGGTCACGCGAGCGTGCCGCGCCGATCACGGCTGCCGCGAGCACATGACTGGAGTACTGCTCTGCCGAGGCAGCCAATCGCAGCACCTGATCGTCGGTGAGTCCTCCAGCTGCGCGGACCTCGACCAGCGAGGGCGCACCGCGCGTCAACGTGCCTGTCTTGTCGAAGGCAACGGTTCGCACTCGCCGTAGGCTCTCGAGCGTCGCGCTGCTCTTGACGATGATTCCCCTCCGTGCTGCGCGTCCTGTGCCCGCGAGGAATGCGACCGGAGCCGCGATGATGAGAGGGCATGGTGTCGCGACCACGAGCACCTCGGCGAGTCGCGCAGGGTCACCCGACAGAGCCCACGCGCCGATGGCGATCGCGAGCGCCACCACCGTGAATGGGATCGCTACGCGGTCGG includes these proteins:
- a CDS encoding oxygenase MpaB family protein; translated protein: MHPLHAARRRLNTALMQRVAGPDPAAAQHRIHATPGPRWFEPDSPIGIVHADASMYIGGIRALLLQALHPLAMAGVAQHSRYREDVWGRLARTATYIATTTYATIEHAEQAIAIVQAVHARIRGIAPDGRPYHADDPHLLTWVHIAEIDSFLTAHRLFGARRLSPAQQDIYVRQAGTVTTRLGATEVPSNVAELTRALDRYRPELAVTPEAREVAAFLLHRPPVPAVARPGYALLARGAVVSLPDWARVQLQLPRPVRHPSLLAGRAGTAAVRWITTAAPRKTPDPTNHTTAEEIR
- a CDS encoding thioredoxin domain-containing protein, encoding MMTREITKDKVEEVPSSEGAVLSEFWADWCGPCRMFGWVFDEAPHEYPDMVSAMLAEQNRTAGGDPR
- a CDS encoding FAD-dependent oxidoreductase — encoded protein: MRIVVVGGVAGGMSCAARARRLDERAEIVVLERGPYVSYANCGLPYYLGGEIADQDALLVQTPERLKAALNLDVRTAHDVIDLNAEARELTVRTPAGEERLSYDALVLSPGAQPLTPPIPGLGSSRVHPLRTVPDAVALRELLEGNVRRAVVLGAGFIGIETAEALARQGVETTVVERADHILPSLDPEQAWLVAEELLRLGIAVRADSAAAEIVPGADADTVVLSDGTRLPAEMIVLAVGVRPDTAVFERAGVACERGGIVVDEHGRTSLPGVWAVGDATVSTDAVTGIRRPVALAGPANRAGRLVADDILRPGMARAIPQPLGTAIVRVGELTVAMTGANRAALDVAGLEYRTLHVHPNQHAGYFPGATQVHLSLHIRAADGLLLGAQAVGLDGVDKRIDVLATAIRAGLGVADLIDLDLAYSPPYGQAKDAINLAGMLGANVLDGTMTLWDAHDLDIVQAQALVLDVRTDAEVAMGMLPDALHIPHTELRGRLDEVRAAAKGRPVRVMCASGVRSAMAHRVLAQAGYDSASLSGGMLTLRAVLAGRADEVLTVREVERV
- a CDS encoding universal stress protein, with product MGERILVGLTDGSAARRASEWAVERAIRRGGSIELISIVGSASGALSEAPVLEHALELTEELLAQQAERIGAGGVPVTTRLERGGFVDCLVDASKSVDLLVIGSDYRGPGAQSPRGPYGIRVAGGAHCPVVVVPDIEIAGRTGVVVGVDGSEHSANALRFAAAEAHASGDPLTAVSTWTTVPLPLHVRSYPTEYLAGMQEATEELLTESLAPVLVDYPDLEVRRLVQRESAGQAINRLAQEARLTVVGSHGRGRVARFLLGSTSEEVLAGMGTVTVVVR
- a CDS encoding heavy metal translocating P-type ATPase; this translates as MTMTENAVDARPTARQMSASTPSRWAMLVRYPWVLATLAVAALGGIAQLTTWHAYTWVLPAGYALVVAGRSAWRMTRELRRGTYGIDILAFTAIVASVAVAEAWAALVIVLMLTGGEALEDYASARARRDLTALLSHVPRVAHKVTSDGTTTDVPVDAIAPGDQVLVRPFEIVPVDGSLVTGSATFDESSLTGESLPVERTAGQEVLSGGVNGSTAVVLSTTHAARDSQYQQIITLVEGASASRAPIVHLADRVAIPFTVVALAIAIGAWALSGDPARLAEVLVVATPCPLIIAAPVAFLAGTGRAARRGIIVKSSATLESLRRVRTVAFDKTGTLTRGAPSLVEVRAAGGLTDDQVLRLAASAEQYSSHVLAAAVIGAARSRDLPLSGAETAQEVPAHGVTALVDGRSVVVGKRTYVADAVGVSLAGTTIGPGEMAVYVAIDSSYAGALVFSDEVRGETPQTLERLHEHGVEHIVMLTGDDRLTADHVGQALRIDDVRANCLPADKVDAVTSLPHRPVAMVGDGVNDAPALAAADIGIAMGARGSTAAGDSAHVVLLRDDISTVADAHTIARETVTIALQSIWVGMTLSAALMVIAAFGALPALVGAWLQEGVDVVAILWALRAGLAHPSTPRKASARRP